In Phoenix dactylifera cultivar Barhee BC4 chromosome 1, palm_55x_up_171113_PBpolish2nd_filt_p, whole genome shotgun sequence, the genomic stretch CAGGGCCATGCAAGCCCGGGTTTGTGTTTCAGGTAAGCATATAGACTTTAAGTCCCTCAGCAATGCCTCATTCTCTCTCTCAGATTGAACTGAGTTCTTATAGTAGCTGTACTAGTATAGGTGGATGGAGTACTGATGCCCCCTGATGGTCCTGACTGCTGGCCGGCATCTGATAGCAAGCACCAGTGGCTTGTGTTCTATAAACTCGATGGGTTGACTCTGAGGGGAGAAGGAACCATCGAAGGCAATGGCGAGGATTGGTGGAACCTCCCATGTAAACCTCACAGAGTATGTCACACTCTTGATCTCATGCAAATTATGTAAGTAGGAGTCTAGCCTCGTTGAGAACTAATTCTTTAATCTAATACCAAATCAGGGGCCAGATGGTACTACATTGCCTGGACCTTGCGATAGCCCGGCGGTAAGCACCGATTTCAGTATAATTTGTTTCTGTTTCTTTGGATCTTTCCAATGATATTGGGTTTCATTCTAACAGTGTAAAAAACTCTAACTTTTggtttctcttttcctttttacaGTTGATTAGGTTCTTCATGAGCAGTAATCTTACTGTGAAGGACCTACGGATCGAGAACAGCCCTCAATTCCATATCAAATTTGATGGCTGCGAAGGAGTGCACATAGAaggcatcaaaataaattcCCCAGCCCTTAGTCCTAACACTGATGGTATCCACATCGAGAACACAAAGTCTGTCAGCATCTACAATTCCATGATAGGCAATGGTAACAGCTCTCCTTAGCTCAATCACACAATGAATTCATTTCAAGCGGCAAAcattatttattaaacagagTGTTCGACGATCAAAACAGGTGATGACTGCATTTCCATCGGTACTGGTTGTTCTAATGTCGACATAGAAAATGTTACCTGTGGGCCTAGCCATGGCATAAGGTACTCCAACTTCTCATACAGAATTTAAATTCTTTGCCACCTATCTGTTGCTATGATCTTCTCATTGCAATCCAATTATCCAAATGATATCACACAGTATCGGGAGCCTCGGCGTGCACAACTCGCAGGCTTGCGTTTCGAACATAAGCGTCAAGAATGCAGTGATTAGGAACTCTGATAATGGGGTCAGGATCAAGACATGGCAGGGTGGGATGGGCTCAGTAACAAGCATTAGCTTTGAGAACATCATCATGGAGAATGTAAGGAACTGCATCATCATAGACCAGTATTACTGCCTAACCAAGCAGTGCATGAATCAAACATCGGCGGTCTACGTAACGGACGTCTCGTACATGAACATAAAGGGGACGTATGATGTTCGGAGCCCGCCGATACACTTTGCATGCAGCGACACCGTGCCGTGTACCAACATCACCATGTCTGAGGTGGAGCTGCTCCCATTTGATGGAGAGTTGGTGGATGACCCCTTTTGTTGGAATGCCTATGGGAGCATGGAGACACTAACAATTCCACCTATCTCTTGCTTGCAGGAAGGGGAGCCTCAGTCCGTCAAAGAGAACCTTAGATTAGTTTGCTGAACTTATTAGTGCTTCAGCTATAGCAATTTAGAGACACAATAAACATGGACAGAGCTCAAGACCCATATGGTCAgccctttatttttttcatatgtgTGACTGTTGTGGGGATTTAGTCATGCTTG encodes the following:
- the LOC103722672 gene encoding polygalacturonase At1g48100-like; amino-acid sequence: MAIFRVSFPILTAITFLLLSLQSSSGRKHFHKQKKSHEESGNYISQPPQLSPADPPTASDNFYNSSSEPCVFDVRSFGAAGDGSTDDTQAFRAAWKAACAAESGILLVPSDGDFMITSTIFSGPCKPGFVFQVDGVLMPPDGPDCWPASDSKHQWLVFYKLDGLTLRGEGTIEGNGEDWWNLPCKPHRGPDGTTLPGPCDSPALIRFFMSSNLTVKDLRIENSPQFHIKFDGCEGVHIEGIKINSPALSPNTDGIHIENTKSVSIYNSMIGNGDDCISIGTGCSNVDIENVTCGPSHGISIGSLGVHNSQACVSNISVKNAVIRNSDNGVRIKTWQGGMGSVTSISFENIIMENVRNCIIIDQYYCLTKQCMNQTSAVYVTDVSYMNIKGTYDVRSPPIHFACSDTVPCTNITMSEVELLPFDGELVDDPFCWNAYGSMETLTIPPISCLQEGEPQSVKENLRLVC